The DNA region AAATATACCTGCCTCCAACACCATCGAATTGAAGAAAGATGGAATTTTCCACAAGCTGTCTTAGGTTCTTTTCTGTTTCTCCCGCATCCACAAAAAGAGAAGACATCCAGTGATTCATCAATTCATGATCAACCATGCCATCTCTAATTTTGGGAATGCCTGAACAGCTCAGTAGGCAATTCTGTTGTGTCTTATTCATGCCATCCCATGTTAAGTTTAGGAATGTGTTTATCATGATGCTGTTCAAACCATGAAAATTGATGACATCGTGTGAAGGATTAGTAAATTGTAATTTGTGGAGAGCAAGTTCCCACATTCTGACATCTTGATGATTCTTCAACCACTTTGCCACGAGGAGAATTGCATGAAGGTGGCTACGACACTCCTCAACTATGCGCACTGCAGTTGTCAGGATGGCATCTGATGAATATACAAACTCCTTTCCCGCAGTGTCACAGAAGACCACCCATGGCAGCAAATGTTCTTTTGTCCGTATTTCCAAGTTCACTAACCCATCCTTCAATCCTCCTTCTTTAGCCTGTTGAGATGATGGTGAGTCAGTGGTAATGATTACCAAAACTCCTGTCAGTAGAGTACCATAAAGTCCCACTTTTTGTGGATCAACAATTTCCTCACCATCCCTATCTACAAGAATTACTAGATACCTGCTTCTTGACATCTCGTCTTCAATCTGTAGGGTGCACAAGATGTCATCGTATTTAATAGTTGAAAGCTGAAGTAGTTGACAGATATGTTGCTTAAGTTCCttttctgcttctgaagttggaTATCCGGTGGCATCAATAGTCAGATGTCCATGAAATGAATTAAGAATGTCAAGTGAATGATGCTTGTCATTCAAGGCTGCAGTTACTTTTTCCATGACTGTTCTCTTTTCAACATCACTTCTTGTTGATAACCTGATGCATTTTGCATGCTTTGGATTTTTGCTTTTACAAATGGAAATCAATGTTTGCATGAGTTGGTGGACAGCAAGATCAGCAGCCATATCGAGAATAGCTTCTGGAATGAAGTCCAAGTTGGCATCACCGAAGATGAAGTTGGAGCCAGACATATCACCATTTTCAGCATCCCTTATTATCGCCTTTGGAAGAAGTCCTTCTAGTTTAAGCGGCAGCTTGCTCTCACAATATGGCTTTGATATGAAATCATCAAAGATCACTCTCATGTCCAGCGGGTAACTACACAAGAGGCTCATCAAATCCCTCTTCCTCCTCAAACTATTTATCAATTCAAGTGAGGAAATTGTTGATTGCAAGCTCGTCAAAGTTCTAATCTGAGAAGCCGAGGCCCATTCAGATTCTGTTTTGGGAGTAGCACCTGCTTTGCTCATGTTGGAACTTAGTAACTGCGAGGAAATTGTTGATTTCAAGCTCGTCAAAGTACTAGTTTGAGAAGCCGAGGCCCCTTCAGATTCTGCTTTGGCAGTATCACCTGCTTTGCTCATGTTGGAACTTAGTATCTGCTAGTGCCCTGTGAGGAGCGCCAAGCAACAAGAAATTTTATGATTAAGACTCTATTTGTTATTATATAGTAGAAATTAATCTGAATAGATAGTTAATACTATCTATCTAAAtagaacaaaatattttaaaatattatgaaaGATTATAACCCAGTTGTTAACTTGCATGACTGTGATGTACAAAGGCTTCTTCAGCTAAATTACATCTCAGTTCATTTGAAAAAGAATTCGGCATAAGAAGATTCATTTCTTGTTGTAAGGATTAATTAAATGCTGCAACATAAGTAACTAGCAGTAACAAAGAAATGAAGAATACTAGTATATGTGAGACGCAAGTGTACCAAATAGAATTGAAGAGCTGTTCTTCTGACTTGACTTGAGTTAACATTTAACCACTTCTTTTGGAAAATTTTATTACTACAGGGTATATTCTTCCGTAATCGTGTGATTGCTTCCGCCATTTTCTTCTTCTGGTTTCCGTTTTGTCAGTAACAGTGGACCTGAACCTGCACCTGGATTCTAGATCTCGACTAAGCTTCACTAGACTACTTCAACGTGGCAAACTCATTCTGCGCTTGTTTGTTTCAGTAACCGTAAGTTCTTCACATGCAATCATAAGTTTAACTCATCCATGTTAAGTGTTTTCGTTTCATTCATTCTAAACAAGCTGTGTTCCGCTAAGAATTGAATAGCTGCTTAT from Arachis hypogaea cultivar Tifrunner chromosome 10, arahy.Tifrunner.gnm2.J5K5, whole genome shotgun sequence includes:
- the LOC112714960 gene encoding disease resistance protein RPS2; the protein is MSKAGDTAKAESEGASASQTSTLTSLKSTISSQLLSSNMSKAGATPKTESEWASASQIRTLTSLQSTISSLELINSLRRKRDLMSLLCSYPLDMRVIFDDFISKPYCESKLPLKLEGLLPKAIIRDAENGDMSGSNFIFGDANLDFIPEAILDMAADLAVHQLMQTLISICKSKNPKHAKCIRLSTRSDVEKRTVMEKVTAALNDKHHSLDILNSFHGHLTIDATGYPTSEAEKELKQHICQLLQLSTIKYDDILCTLQIEDEMSRSRYLVILVDRDGEEIVDPQKVGLYGTLLTGVLVIITTDSPSSQQAKEGGLKDGLVNLEIRTKEHLLPWVVFCDTAGKEFVYSSDAILTTAVRIVEECRSHLHAILLVAKWLKNHQDVRMWELALHKLQFTNPSHDVINFHGLNSIMINTFLNLTWDGMNKTQQNCLLSCSGIPKIRDGMVDHELMNHWMSSLFVDAGETEKNLRQLVENSIFLQFDGVGGRYIWLPEETYQMLEWLCTSYPLLIEKSNLGLTEPPNTDKWHNAVRIELAGNKISELPESLDCVQLKVLMLQQNADLTKLPSSFFYHMPLLCILNLSYTSVRELPRSLFFLEQLRELYLKGCECFMKLPPEIGNLEKLEKLDLDETQITHLPKEVQKLTNMQSLTLCFYEYRVKKNRSYSCSTIIPSGVLSKLKRLEHLFIGVNPDDERWNENVQAILPEILGLECLKTLSMYIPQVELLKLIPAHIFKLDFRFIVGRHMQRIISSIPPATDVEFKQSNRSLKFVKGEGVTDEIKMLLRHSKALFLDRHFTLKSLTEFEMKNLEQLRVCILAECKEMQTIVGGGDLDDNIDMLPHLLFLSIFQMKNLRSIWEGSTPPPCLFGMCCSLCHCKVVPS